GAATGGAGTAAAAGCAAAAATGATGATTCAAAACGATATGGCTTTTGTGTGGCCAGACGCCGACGCTGTTCATACAAAACCATATATCGGTaacggtttaaaattattagattctatcaattttcaagtagaATTAATGTCAATGTGTATTGTATTGGTACAAGCGATATGTGTGtcgttttttgataaattatacgTCATCGAACCGTCTACGAGTGTAAAATTTTTAGATCATTTGAGACCGTTGTTGACGGACGCATGTGCCGTGCAAAGTCTTGACAATTCTACTTATTTACCAATATGTGTGCAAAAATTTTACGATTCACCTAGACCTGACGATTACGATAAGTCTCTTTACGATGGTTTTATATTAACGCAAGACACCATGTTGATTAAATGGAAACAACCCACAATCGATGCAAAATATTTAGGAGCAAGAAAATTTATGGTCGGTAACGGAACAAAATTGATAACTATAATTGTAGATGCCAGTGAACGTGCAGAAGAAAAATGTGAAGTGGATTGTATATATGAACTTTCGCCTAAACTATCAATTTTACGAAAACGTACAGATCGATTATTGTGTAGTACTTATAGAGAATACGAAATTTTTGTCAAAAGTCTAGAACTCATGTGACTATatgaaatgataaaatgtatttgtaaaataaaagaaaacaattgtttgtaaaaaattattagtatttatttgaat
This genomic window from Metopolophium dirhodum isolate CAU chromosome 1, ASM1992520v1, whole genome shotgun sequence contains:
- the LOC132947469 gene encoding uncharacterized protein LOC132947469, with the translated sequence MDNQNLNDLFACVVPKVQIWSCFDPIKSYKWAYKWNGVKAKMMIQNDMAFVWPDADAVHTKPYIGNGLKLLDSINFQVELMSMCIVLVQAICVSFFDKLYVIEPSTSVKFLDHLRPLLTDACAVQSLDNSTYLPICVQKFYDSPRPDDYDKSLYDGFILTQDTMLIKWKQPTIDAKYLGARKFMVGNGTKLITIIVDASERAEEKCEVDCIYELSPKLSILRKRTDRLLCSTYREYEIFVKSLELM